One Leptospira barantonii genomic window, TTTGATCTTTGTCAGCCAAAGAGTGTATCAACCCCGTGCCGCGTTTTTGGCGAAAAAGATCGGTTTGAAATTTCAGGCCTTCGAATCCGATCGAAGAATTTATACAAGCGGACCGTTCAGTCGATTCCGAGAATTTTTTGCGCGGACCCTGGCTTGGGTTGATATGAATCTTTTCAAAACCAATCCGAAATATTTGGGCGATCCGTTTCCGATCGAAGGAAGCGGGGTTAAAACTTGGAAAGGTTCGGTGCTTTAGAGTTTTATTATATTCGGAGATTGTAGGAGTTACGACAAAGATTGTGGGTCAGGATTTTACTTGCGTAAAGTATGATTTTCTGATATGGAGGATTTGTCTGGGTCTTCCCACCACCCACCCCTCCACCCTAAACGCGGGCGGGGCCGCAAAAGTTTTACTACAAAGTTGTAGGAGTTACGACAAAGTTGAAATCCACTTGTAAACGTCGCGAACCGTATCGGTTAAACCGAACTGCGGCTCCCAACCGAGTTGTCTAAGTTTTCCGCTGTCTCCGAAAAGACGTTTCATCTCGGCCGGACGAAAACGAGAAGGATCCACTTCAACCGGAATCGTTTGACCCGAAACGGAAATGATATTATCCAACACATCTCGGATCACAACTTCTTTACCGGAGCAGATATTGTAAATTTCTCCGGGTTTTCCCTTTTCGGAAAGGATTCGATAAGCGCGCACAACGTCTCTCACATCCAAAAAATCTCTCGTGGAAGAAAGATCCCCGACTAAAATTCTTCTTTCCGATTCGGATTTTTTAAGAGCTTCCAAAACCTGAGAACAAAAATTAGGAATTACAAAATTAGGATTTTGTTTCGGACCCGTGTGATTGAACGGTCTTGCAATCACAACTTCGAGTTCGGGAATCCATCGATGATACTGAAGGCAATAAATTTCCGCGCAGGACTTCGAGGAAGAATACGGATTTAAAGGAGCAGGAACGACCGATTCTTGAACTGGAAGAACCGATTCGGGAACGTTACCGTAAACATCCGAAGAGGAGATGTAAACAAAACGAACCTTCTTTTTCAAAGAACGCAAAGATTCTAATATATTCAACGTTCCGTGTACGTTGATGTCCAAGGTTTCGCCCGGATCTTCCACGGCTCTGGGAACGAATGGTTGTGCCGCGAGATGGAAAACCGTATCGGGCGCGAATTCATGAATGATCTTTCGGACCTGCTCAAGATCGCGTATGTCGCATACGGAAGAACGATACGATTTAGGAAGTTCGGAATCTTCTTCTACATTCGGTCCGGGCACGACTCCGATTCCTAAAAATTCGGTATAGGATTGTTTCAGTTCCTTCAGAAGGTAACCGCCTACGAACCCCGCCGCCCCCGTTATCAAACACTTCATAGAATTCTTTGTTTTCCGTAAAAATACTGTTGTTTTAGAAAATGAATAAAAAACAATCGAATAAAATTCTCTCCCCTTTTGAGCATGGAAGATAAATTTCAGGAACTATTCGAAATCAGAGATTCTCGGATCAACATCCGCGAGATCATGGAAGAAATCGAAGCCAAGCTCAAAAAAAATCCTTCCACAAAAGAAGATATAGAGAAACGCACTCATTGGAAATTTTCACCGCCGAGCCCGGAAGGTTATCGGGATTTTGATCCGGCGGAAATCGCGCATCTTTTCGAGAAAGGGATTTCTCCTCCCAAGTTTTCCAATCCGAAACTTTGGTTCGTACGCGGACCTCTCAAATGGCTTTTGATTCGGTTCTCCGAATTCTATTCTTTTTTGGATAAGAAACTTTCCGAAAACAGAACTCGCGCCTTCTACAGCGTGTTGCACGAACTCATTTTGATCCGTTCCGAAAATCAAAATCTAAAACGAAAGATGGAATCCTTTTATTCCGAATTTTTGGAATGGAACCAAGCCATCGGAAAAGAAGTCAGACCCGAATTTCTTTGGGCCAACGAAAATCTTTACTCGGAAAATTCCATAGAGGAAAGCGAGAACTTCCTGTTGGAGTCGATCAATCCTTCCGAAAAAGTTTTGGTTTTATCTCCGGGTTGGGGAAGAATTCTCAAACAACTTCTGAAGTTGGGTTCTCAGTTCGATTCGATCAGTTGGAATCGATCCTGCGTCGAATTCATTTCCGGTTCCGTGACGACGAACATTCGTCTGGAAGAACCCGGAGCGATCCCGAAGGATTGTTCAGAATATTCTAAAATTATAATATCCGAAAATTTATCGATCCATCCTCATTGGCTGATTGAAAAAGCCCTTCGAACTTTGAGCCTTCGAGCGTCTTCGGGAACCGAAATCCGTTTTCGTTTTTCCAACGAGAATTCGAATTACCCTTCTCCGTTTTTGCCTTTGAGACTTACGAAAATCCAAGAGCCGTTGATCCGAGATTATCTCAAACAACTGGGTTTTAGAAACATCATAGAAAAAAAATCGGAAGACGGTTTCACCGTTCTTTCTTTTCGAAAATGAAAGTGTATCAGCACGTCACCGAATTTAGGGACGGCGACGGAATCGGAAACGACATCAAAGGAATTCGAAACGTTCTCGAAAACTTGGGAGTTGCAAACTCCGTCGTCTGTTTAAAAAATTTTTCAAAAGAATCGTTTTCGATCGAAACACATCCCGATGTTTCCAACTTTTCAAAAAACGACGTGCACATTCTCAACTACGGCGGTTGCGGTTATCCTCTGGATTGGTTTCGCGATCTTCCCGGAAAAAAAATCGTTCGTTATCAGAGTTTTACGCCGTCGATCTACTTTAAGAATTTCGTAAGTTCCGAAATATACAACACTCTTCAGCTCGAAGAAAAACGATCCTTGCTCGAATTGTATTCCCTTAAAAACGAAACCGATTTGTTTTTGCCTTCTTCCGAATTCAACGCGAACTTTTTGCAGTCGCTCGGAATTTCGAACGCGCTCGTTCTTCCCATCGTAAAAAAATATTCGATCCGGGAAAAAAGCATAAAAGACAAACGCGAATTCACGATCGGATTTATCGGAAGAGTTTCTCCGAATAAAAAGATGGAAGACCTTCTTTCTTTACTCGAGTCGGTTTTGAAATTCAGACAAAACGTCCAGCTTCTGATCTGCGGAAGTGTTCCTTCCGTTTTCGAAGAATATTATAATTTCCTAAAGAAGACCATTCTTCGCAAACGTTTGACCGGAAACGTTCAAATTCGTTTGAACGCGAACGATTCCGAAATGGAGAATTTTCTAAACTCAATGGATCTTTACGTTTGTATGAGCGAACACGAAGGATTCAACATTCCCGTTTTGGAGGCGTTCGGCGCCGGTATTCCCACGATTTCGTATCACGCGGGTGCGACGCCGGAAACCATGAAAACCGGAGGAATTCTTTTTAAGAACAAATCCGATTCGGCAATGAATCTACTCGCAGGTTTGATCGACAACCTTCTTGAAAAGAAAACGTTACGCGAACAGATTTCCGAAAACGAAAAGGAAATCGTAAAACAATACAATGCGTATCCGTTCGAGAATCTTTTTAAAGAGAAAATTCTGGCATGAGACAGATTCAACAATTTTCGGCGGGCTTTAATCCGGGCGACGCGATCAGCAACGAAATGTTGGAGATTCGCAATCACTTAAAGGATTTAGAATATAAAGGAGATATATTTTCCGAAAACATAGGCGCGTCGAAACTTCCTTTCGTAAAAAAATACAAGGCCTACGGCAAATCCTCAAAGGACGTTTTATTCTATCATCATTCGATCCATTCGGGGGTTTTCAACTTTTTGAGAAGTTTCAGATCGCCTCGAATATTAATTTATCATAATGTTACTCCGCATCATTTTTTCGAACCCTACGACTTAAAGATGAGCTATCTTTTGAAAAAGGGAAGGGAAGAATTGACGGAGATGAGAGACAGATTCGATCTCGTCTTTGCCGTTTCAAAATTCAATCAAAAAGAATTGGAAGAATTAGGATTTCAGAATGTGGGAATTCTTCCCATCACGTATCAATTGTCCGAAAATTTTCCTAAGATTGAAAAAACCGAAACGCCGATCAAAAAGATTCTTTTCGTGGGAAGAATCACTCCGAACAAAAGACAAGACGATTTGATTCGACTTGCTTACGCGTATAAATCCATGTTCTCGGACGAGTTTCAGTTTTATCTGGCGGGTTTCAATTCGAGGGAACTGTATCTTTATCGCGAAGAACTCGAAAGGATGTTGGATTTTTACGATCTTAGAAAGAACGTTTTGATCACAGGTTTTCTTTCGGACAACGAACTCAACAATCTCTATCAAGAGGCGGACGTATTCGTTTCAATGAGCGAACACGAGGGCTTCGGCGTTCCTTTGATCGAAGCTATGGTGCATAGAATTCCCATTCTCGCTTTTGCCGGAGGCGCGGTCCCCGAAACCTTAAACGGAGCCGGCGTTCTTTTTCGGGAAAAAAAATTTCCGGATCTCGCGATTCTCATAAATAAGATTTTGACCGATTCTTCCTTTAAGGATCAAATTCTGAAAGGCCAGGATCTGCGTCTGGAAGAATTCAAAATGACGGATTCGAAATCAGTTCTTAGGAAAACGGTTGAAACCCTCTCTTAAAAAGATCGCGGTCGTTTCTCCGATTTTTTCGGACAAGGTTTCCGGCGGTTCCGAAAAACTCATCTTTCAATTCGTGGAATTGTTGGCGGCCGATTTCGAGATCACGGTTTTGACGACTCGAAGTCTGGATTATATCACTTGGAAAAATTCGATTCCTCTTACCGAAAAAAATTTCTTTCAAGAATCCGCAAATCCTTCCAAGCCGATTCTTTTTGAGGAAAGAAATTCTTCTCTCGGCGGAAAGTATAAGGTCCTTCAGTTCACCGTTGAAAAACAAAGAAACATAGAACGGTTCGATCGGCTTTCCAAAAAAATTTTGGAAGAACCTTCCCTTCAAAATAAGGAAAACGTAAATCATTGGCTCCAAGAACAAGGCCCTTACGTGCCCGAGTTGGTTCAGTTCATAGAATCTCGTAAAAGCGAGTTCGACGTTTTTTTCTTCGTGAGTTATCTTTATTATCCGTTGGTTTTCGGAACTCCGTTGGTCGCGGAAAAATCGATCGTCGTTCCCACGTTCCATGACGAAGCCCCCGCTTATCTTCCCGTATATAAGGAAGTTCTAACGGACCAAAGTTCGTATTCGTTCAATACTCCGGAAGAATTGGAAGTGTTTCAAAATATTCTCGGGTTTAAACCGAGCACGTATTCGATTACGGGAATGAACCTGAATCTGGATCGTTATACGAACAAATCCTCAAAAAATTCGGATCCCACGATCGGCAAAACGAATTCGTCCGGTTCCGAAGAAACACCATTCTTACTTTATGTAGGCCGTGTGGATCAGGGAAAGGGTTTTCTCGAAATGGCGGAATGGTTCGCGGAATGGAAAAAGAACACGAAACTTCCGCATAAACTTAGAATCGTAGGCAAGATCAACTCCAAAATTCCGAACAAAATATTAGAAAATCAGAATATAAAATTCTTAGGTTTTGTGGACGAAGCCGTCAAACTCGAACTGCTCGAAAGTTGCGCGTGTTTGGTCAATTCTTCGCCTATGGAAAGTTTTTCTATAGTTTTGATGGAAGCTTGGTTGAAGGGAAAACCGGTTCTTGTAAACGGAAAATCGGACGTTCTCAAAGGGCATTGTCTTCGGAGCAACGGCGGACTTTTTTATTCGGATCGAAAAAGTTTTTTCGCGACTCTCGACTACATTCTCGATCATCCTCAAGAATCGACCGTGATGGGCGAAAACGGAAAGAGATACGTGGAACGAAATTTTAATCCGACCACGGTTCGTGAAAAACTTCTTCGTTTGATCGAAAAGACGATTCAAAAAAAATACGTGGGGCTTTAAAAGCGCTCGCATTAACTCAGCAAAACGCTCCTTACGGGTCGCTCGACAGGTCGCGTTTCAAGTCGGGATGCGAAGATACTCCTGCATTCCTTCCATCATCTTTTCGTGAAGTACTCCGTTGCTCGCAACCACGTTCGGAATATAAGGTGTGAACGTATTGCCGTCATATGTGGACATTCTTCCCCCCGCTTCGTTTACGATCACCGAAGGCGCGGCCATGTCCCAAGGTTTCAAACCTTCTTCCCAAAACGCGTCGAACCTTCCTTCCGCGACCCAACAAAGATCCAAACCCGCGGCTCCGGTCCTTCGAACGCCTCTCGTCTTCAATAAAAAGTTTCTGTAATAAAACATGAGTCGATCGATTTTCTTTTCACGATCGTACGGAAATCCGGTGGATAACAAGGACTGCTTTAATTCTTTCGTTTTCGAAACGGAAATTCTTTTTTGATTTTTAAACGCGCCGTGACCTTTGCGAGCGTGATAAATTTCGTTCATACCCGGAAGAGGAACGATTCCCATCACGGCTTCACCGTTCTCCAAATTTTCCAAACCGATACAAGCGCAGTATAAAGGAAGTCGATGAGAATAATTCACGGTTCCGTCTAACGGATCGATGATCCACTTGAAAGACGATGTTCCTTTTTTATCGGTTCCTTCTTCTCCGAGAATGGAATCGGCAGGAAACATTCTATCAATCTCGTTGATAATTTTTTCCTCGGAACCCTTGTCCGCTTTTGTAACGAGATCGATCTCACCTTTATAGGCGATGTCGAGATCGGATTCTTCTTGAGTGGCCGCTAAAAATTCCATAACCTTCGGAAGAAAGTTTAGAAAGTGTTCGTATCGGATTTTAATTTCGTTGTCTAAGCTCATTCGTTTTCCAGAAATTTTCTGGCCTTCTCTCTGTGTTCTTCTCGGATCGCGGACTGAACACTTGCCAGTACGGCCGCGATCACGCCCGCGTCATCCAGAAATCCGGCGCCGGGAATAAAATCGGGAACCGCATCTAATGGAGAAATGAAATACGCCAACGCTCCCGCGATGACAAGTTTGGTTTTAAGCGGGGTTTCCGGGTCCAACATAGAATAATAAAGCGCTATCAAATCTTCCGTAAACGGAATCTTGGAAATCACGGACTTCAATTTCGGCCAAAATTCCCTTTTTACCTTTTCGATCAAATCCATGAAAGACTCCTTTTCTTTCTCGTTCGATGATTTCTCTCTTGTCCCAAATTCTACGTTCAGGTATCAAGAAAGAAAGATGATTTTTATTTCCGTCGCCCTTTTCCCGGAGGCAAAACCCCTGATTGAATTTTTGGGTTTGAAAATTCTTCGGGATCAAAATCCGTTTCCGGTCTATCAAAACGAAAGCCATACCTTGGTCGTTTCCGGAATGGGGAAAATTTATTCGGCGATGTCGGTCGCATTTTTGTTAAACGAATTCAAAGAATCGATCAATGATTCTTCCTGGATCTTCAACTTCGGAATCTGCGGCGCTCCGAAGGAGTTTTCCGAAATCGGAAAATCGTTTTTAATCCATAAGATCACGGACGAAGGTTCGCAAAGAAACGTTTACCCCGATATTCTTTTCAAATCGCCTATTCCTGAGTCGACCTTGTTGACCGTGGACAAACCCGTTTTTGAAAACGAGGCCTCCGTGCTTCCAAACACGTTAGTTGACATGGAGGCCTACGGTTTTTTTCAGGCTTCCCGAAAATTCTTTTCCAGCGATCGGATTCGAGTCGTAAAAACGGTTTCGGATCACTTTACAAAATTAGAATCTACGCAAGGACTCGGAGTTGCGGAAACAATTTCTCTGAGAATCTCGGAGGAACTTCCGAATCTTCTCGCGATTTTGTCGACTCCGATCTCGAACCACAAAGAAATCGATCTTGAAAAAGAAGAAAGCGCCGCGCTTTTGAAAATGACCGAAATTCTGCGCTTATCGGAAACGGAAACGATTCAGTTGAAGGATTGGATGATCGGCTATAAGATCAAAACCGGAAATTCTCCCGCACCGGGAATCGAAATTTTAAAGAATTATAATATACTTTCGGACTTAGGCGATCCGCAAAAGGCGAAGGTCAAAACCAGGGAAGAAGGAAAAAAAGGATTGTATGCGCTCCGACAATTTTATCAGTCCTAAAAGATTCTCCCATATTTACGTGGAAGAATCGGCAAAGAATCATCGGAAGACATTGGAGATTCTTTCCAAATTTCCCGAATCGATCGTAGTTCCGATCGATTCCTACAAGGAAGTTTTCAATCCTTCCGCTCAGAATTTTCAGGTCCAAAAAAGAAGCCCGAAACTCATATTAGCGAAACGCAAAGAACAGTTTCTCTATTCCGGCTCGGGCGTCGCACCCGACTTCGGTTATCGTTTTTTTTACTACAACGCACTCGTTCTGAATTGTCTTTACAATTGTTCGTATTGTTATCTTCAAGGGATGTATTCATCCGCGAATCTTGTCGTTTTTGTAAACAACGAAGACTATATTCGGGAAACGAAGGAACAACTCGAACTTTCCAAACCGCTTTATCTTTGTATATCCTACGATACGGATCTGCTCGCACTTGAAAACACATTAGGATATTGTAAAGAATGGATCCTGTTTGCGAACGAGAACCCTGATTTGATCGTGGAACTCCGGACGAAAAGCGCCAATTTCAAATCCATTGCGGATCTAAAACCGACTTCGAACATCATTCTCGCTTGGACGCTTTCCCCCGAATCTGTGATCTTGGAACACGAACCGTTGACTCCGAGACTTTCTTCCCGATTGAAAAACATCAAGGACGCCTTGAACGCGGGCTGGCAGGTTCGTCTTTGTTTGGATCCGATTCTCAACGTTCCGAATTGGAAAACCGTTTATCAGGAATTCGTTCGTGCGATCTTTGCGGAAATTCCCGGAGAAAAACTTCGTGAAATCAGCCTCGGAGTTTTTCGGATGAATTCGGATTATTTTAAGAACTCCAAAAAAAGAAGATCGGATTCTTATCTTTATTATCTTCCGATGGAAACTCACGCCGGAGTCAAATCCTACCCCGAAGAATTGGAAAGGGAAATGTTCGATATGGTCGAAAAAGAATTGGAAGTCTTTGTTCCTCGGGAAAAAATTCACAGACTCGTCGCAAGCGAGATGGAAACAAAATGAAAACGAAATCGGAACCAAACAACGATTTGGCGATCGTAACCGGCTCATCCAAGGGAATCGGACAAGCGATTTCCGAATTTTTGATTTCCCAAGGTTATAAGGTCGTTGGGATCGCGAGAACAAAACCGAAATCGCGGATCTTAAACGATTCTCCCTTGTATCGTCACGTCGAATTGAATCTTTCGAACACAAAGGAAATCACATTCAAATTACAGAATATTCTAAAGGAAGAGCCTCCTCTCAAAATTCTCGTGAACAACGCCGGAATCGGCAACTTTGCACCTCACGAGGAAATCCCTTTCGACGATTTGGAAAGAATGCTCGTAGTGAACTTCGTTTCTCCGATTCTGATCACAAAACTGCTTTTAAGAGATTTAAAAAAGAATGAAGGTTGGATCTTTCAGATCCATTCGGTTTCCGCGTTTAAGGAATCCTTTCGAGGTGCGGCTTACGCGGGAACCAAGGCCGGTTTCAGGCATTTCGGATTAAATTTATTCGAGGAAATCCGAAAATCCGGAGTCAAATTGATAAGCATCAATCCGGACATTGCCGATACGGATTTTTATGAACGGCTCGATTTCGAAAAAGACTCCGATCCGAATTCTTATTTGAACGTTTCCGAAATTCTGAAAGCGTTCGAGTATGCGCTTTCCGGTCCCGAGAATTTGGGTTTTACCGAAATTACGATTCGTCCTAAACTACATCGTGTTTCTAAAAAACCGTTCGTTCGTAAGAATGAAAACGAAGAAAAATCCGATTCTTAACTCGATTGACGATGCAAAAAATGTTTCTGAGGAGAATGGAAAAAATTGAATCCCGGTGAACTCAACGTGGCTCTCGTTCAATGCGATCTTTCTTGGGAAAATCAAGACGCGAATTACGAACATGTTCGCAAATTGATCTATTCCACTCTCGATCGAAATCGCGGAGAAAAACCGGATCTGATTCTTTTACCCGAAACGTTCGCGACGGGTTTTACGATGAGATCCGAAAGAATCGCCGAACTCGACGAGGGGCCGACCGAAACTTTTTTAAGGGAGATTTCCAAAGAAACAAACGCGGTCGTTTGTGCGGGTTGGATACGGAAGAATCCGGACGGAAAACCGTTCAACACCGTCAGCGTTGTAAATCCGGACGGCGAAATTATATTACGATATTCTAAAATTCATCCGTTTACGTTTGGCGGAGAGGACCGTCACTACAGTTCGGGCTCCGAAATTATAAGTTATAATCTCAACGGTTTCCGCATAACTCCGTTTATCTGCTATGACATTCGTTTTCCGGAAATTTTTCGAAGACTTGCGGGCGAAACGGATATCTTTACGGTTCACGCGAATTGGCCGATTCCGAGAATTCATCACTGGGAATTGATCCTCAAAACAAGAGCGATCGAAAATCAGGCTTATGTTTTCGGGGTCAATCGAATCGGAATCGCAGGTTACAACAAAAGCGTTCATCACAACGGACATTCTCTCGCCGTGGAACCGAACGGCGAATTTGCGGACGCCGGTGAAGAAATCGAAACGATTCTATTTCACATGGCTTTCAAAAAATCGATTTCGGATTATAGGGAGAATTTTCCGGTTCTTCCCGATCGCAAGGACCCGACACAAATCCGGGTTAGAATTGCGGAGCATTCTTCTCAAATCTAAGAAACCGTTCGCTGAGCGGAAGAGTGGCTTCTATTTTTTCACCGGTAAACGGATCTTTAAATTTAAGAGAATAAGCCATCAATTGTAAGCCGTAAGATTCGTATTGCGCTCCCACTCTGGAATACAATAAGTCCCCGACTACAGGACATCTTTGACTTTGAAAATGAACCCTGATTTGGTGGGTTCTTCCCGTCTCCAATCCGACTTCCACAAAACTGAATTTTCTTCCGGAGCGAGAATTGATATACTTTAGTACTTTATAATGAGTTACGGATCTTCTTCCTTTGGGAGAAATCGTCATCTTCAATCTTTCAACCGGATGTCTGGAGATCGGCAAGTCGATCGTTCCCGCTTCGTCGGGCGGATGTCCTTGCACCCAAGCGTAGTATTTTTTTTCGATTTCTCTCTTCCGAAATAATTCGGACAGTTTTCCGTGAGCTCGATCGTTCTTCGCGATCAGAATCAGACCTTCGGTTGGTTTGTCCAATCGGTGGACGATTCCGGGTCTCGCTTCTCCCCCGGCCTGTGATAATTCTTTAAAATGATAGAGAAGTCCGTTGACCAAACTAGGAGATCGATCTCCGGGTCCGCTGTGACTTGCGATTCCAGCAGGCTTGTGGATGATTAGATAATTCTCTTTTTCTAAGATGACAGGTAACGCCATCTGAATCGGTTCTAAATTGAGAGGGGGTCTAGGAGGAATCGAGAGAAAGTATTGCTCGCCGGTTTTCACCTTCCAGGAGCTTTTATTGAAAACTTTTTCTTCGTGATTGCGTACATATCCCGATTCGATCCACTTTTGTATCGAAGCCCGGGAAACTTCGTCTCCAAAAGAGAATTTCAAAAACCGATCCAATCGATTTCCGGAAAATTCTTCTGCGACCTCTGCTTTTAGTTCTAAGTTCATTGAAAATAAGGAAAGGATTCCAGATTTTTACTTCGCGTGTTTTTAGCACTCTAAAAAAACAGTTTCCATTTTCCTTCCTAAGCCTTATCATGACACACTGAAACCAAAACCCCTTAGATCTAAGGAAGGATAGAAACAT contains:
- a CDS encoding RluA family pseudouridine synthase, with translation MNLELKAEVAEEFSGNRLDRFLKFSFGDEVSRASIQKWIESGYVRNHEEKVFNKSSWKVKTGEQYFLSIPPRPPLNLEPIQMALPVILEKENYLIIHKPAGIASHSGPGDRSPSLVNGLLYHFKELSQAGGEARPGIVHRLDKPTEGLILIAKNDRAHGKLSELFRKREIEKKYYAWVQGHPPDEAGTIDLPISRHPVERLKMTISPKGRRSVTHYKVLKYINSRSGRKFSFVEVGLETGRTHQIRVHFQSQRCPVVGDLLYSRVGAQYESYGLQLMAYSLKFKDPFTGEKIEATLPLSERFLRFEKNAPQF